The proteins below come from a single Rosa rugosa chromosome 2, drRosRugo1.1, whole genome shotgun sequence genomic window:
- the LOC133730222 gene encoding albumin-2-like, with protein MRYMLPVVFGLLRLLVTVTSTRPKMRSALLLALPLNTFVLPNVSGLFLMEESTLNYCRYTRRERFGNLIRVNGSFNPQSHPSRCLNIRRPVFDYQNTNGTRASLAINIWPLERQKRLADGSNTTDWKAPAEVGPQPLIVHHSDWYSGDVADFGSYINAAFRSSRKNEAYLFMTNEYVLIDYAPATTNDKVLKGPLLICDGFPSLTGTAFAEHGIDCAFASHNGNEAFIFSGNLCALIDYAPVTKNDKIIKGPMTIRAMFPFFKGTVFESGIDAAFESTRKYEAYLFRDKKYDHINYGSGSARLIHLQLITDGFHGLRNTIFASGIEAAFASHRTKEAYLFKGDSYALINFAPGTTNDYIIGGVKKILPNWPSLESLRPILPRKNRGLDVHDHSSRVDDGDRDQDHDEL; from the exons ATGAGATATATGCTCCCGGTGGTATTTGGGTTGCTGAGACTCTTGGTGACCGTTACCAGTACCCGGCCCAAGATGAGGTCTGCTTTGTTGCTGGCATTGCCCCTCAATACATTCGTTCTGCCCAACGTTTCAGGCTTGTTCTTGATGGAAG AGTCAACACTTAACTATTGCAGGTACACAAGACGGGAGAGATTTGGTAATCTAATCAGAGTGAATGGGAGCTTCAATCCACAATCGCATCCATCACGGTGTCTCAACATTCGGAGGCCAGTATTTGATTATCAGAATACAAATGGTACGAGGGCTTCTCTAGCCATTAATATTTGGCCACTCGAGCGACAGAAACGATTAGCCGACGGCTCTAACACCACAGATTGGAAAGCCCCAGCCGAAGTAGGGCCACAACCCCTTATCGTCCATCACTCAGATTGGTATTCCGGCGATGTGGCTGACTTTGGGAGTTACATAAATGCTGCATTCCGTTCGTCTCGCAAAAATGAAGCCTATCTATTTATGACGAACGAGTATGTGCTGATCGACTATGCTCCTGCCACTACAAACGACAAGGTACTGAAAGGACCACTTCTTATCTGCGATGGGTTTCCATCCCTCACGGGCACAGCCTTTGCAGAACATGGTATAGATTGTGCTTTTGCGTCTCATAATGGGAATGAAGCCTTCATCTTCTCTGGGAATCTCTGCGCACTGATTGACTACGCACCAGTCACCAAAAATGACAAGATAATCAAAGGCCCGATGACCATCCGTGCCATGTTCCCCTTCTTCAAAGGGACGGTGTTTGAAAGCGGCATAGACGCCGCGTTTGAGTCAACGAGAAAATATGAAGCTTACCTCTTCAGAGACAAGAAGTATGATCATATAAACTACGGTTCTGGTAGTGCCCGTCTGATCCACCTCCAGCTCATCACTGACGGCTTTCATGGTTTGAGAAACACCATCTTTGCAAGCGGAATCGAGGCAGCGTTTGCTTCGCACAGGACTAAAGAGGCATACCTATTCAAAGGAGATTCCTACGCACTCATCAACTTTGCTCCTGGAACCACTAATGACTACATCATCGGTGGCGTCAAGAAGATCCTTCCCAATTGGCCCTCTCTGGAGTCTCTGCGACCCATCTTGCCTCGCAAAAACCGTGGACTTGACGTTCACGATCACTCTAGCCGTGTTGATGATGGTGACCGTGACCAAGATCATGATGAACTCTAA